In the Lascolabacillus massiliensis genome, one interval contains:
- a CDS encoding non-canonical purine NTP diphosphatase: MKEIVFATNNKHKLDEVRKIADTKLKILSLSDINCHEEIEETGTTLEANALIKAKYVKDHYGYDCFADDTGLEVEALDGMPGVYSSRYAGEACRPADNMNKLLTVLNNIENRKARFRTVIALILNNEEHYFEGIINGEITREEKGNAGFGYDPIFQPEGYSQTFAELGDDIKNSISHRALATEKLMKFLLK, from the coding sequence ATGAAAGAGATTGTTTTCGCAACAAATAATAAACACAAATTAGATGAGGTACGGAAAATTGCAGATACTAAACTGAAGATACTAAGCCTCTCCGATATTAACTGTCATGAGGAAATAGAGGAGACTGGTACAACTTTAGAGGCTAATGCTCTTATTAAAGCAAAGTATGTAAAAGATCATTACGGATATGACTGCTTTGCAGATGATACAGGCCTGGAGGTTGAGGCTCTTGATGGAATGCCTGGTGTATACTCTTCACGTTATGCAGGTGAGGCTTGCCGACCGGCAGATAATATGAATAAACTGCTCACTGTTTTAAATAATATTGAAAATAGGAAAGCAAGATTCAGAACAGTAATAGCACTTATATTGAACAACGAAGAGCACTATTTCGAAGGTATCATTAACGGGGAGATCACTCGTGAAGAAAAAGGCAATGCAGGTTTTGGTTACGATCCTATTTTTCAACCCGAAGGTTATAGTCAGACTTTTGCAGAGCTTGGTGATGACATTAAAAACAGCATTAGTCACCGTGCCCTGGCTACTGAAAAATTGATGAAGTTTTTGTTAAAATAG
- a CDS encoding tetratricopeptide repeat protein, with the protein MKKQALNISLLLCVILGISCSTGRNTPYSRAYKELRTRYNIFHNAQESYDNILNEQLAIFMDDRNNILPIVYSAGYNIKKTGKGGPFDIVINKAERAISDYSITSKPRRNPTKAYSEDYRKWLKQEEFNPFISNVWLLLGKAHFQNGDYDEALSVFAEIIRIFPNDTDLTSEAHIWMLRSYSEMSRFYDAQNLIYILQTRTLSNDLNILFTESVAHYLLKTGQYHEAIPYIRQLIEKEKNRLKRKGLQFLLGQVYTLIGDYEKAVDSFKDLKRINTSKELYLNASAYIDAISSGKNQADSLALLLRNSQLNENIRSVAVTELNVAENSDQTEYKDSFQLYWEANLKRNISKPLLNAYSIRKIERDFTIYESSPHALILLPSEQSDQIKDLLFVTANFNFSNFKFRTFNLSTTIIERREALKIEPFSSYDDVSRYLHMLKSDTVYRSSLPETITPVIISKSNLNILQSSTLESYYQFYTANFNYLPEDFSPVKISLQEESSLQTESDVANIYIEDSLSLETDYVAKPVIDKIEISDERQVNLKLLLEQKASEMMKRANKSTITVDRAEQIKKREQIRNERLKSREKELKERERKRELEIKQRERERELKLKAQKRDRR; encoded by the coding sequence TTGAAGAAACAGGCATTAAATATCTCTTTGTTATTGTGTGTTATTCTCGGAATAAGTTGTTCTACCGGGAGAAACACCCCATATTCGCGTGCTTATAAAGAACTGCGAACACGTTACAACATTTTCCATAATGCTCAGGAGTCATATGATAACATATTGAATGAGCAACTTGCAATATTTATGGACGACAGAAATAATATACTCCCAATTGTCTATAGTGCAGGCTACAATATAAAGAAAACTGGTAAGGGAGGACCATTCGACATTGTTATTAATAAAGCAGAAAGGGCTATCAGCGACTATTCAATAACTTCAAAACCAAGACGAAATCCTACTAAAGCATATTCGGAGGATTACAGAAAATGGCTGAAACAGGAGGAGTTTAATCCATTTATCAGTAATGTTTGGCTTCTTTTGGGTAAGGCGCATTTTCAAAATGGTGATTATGATGAAGCTTTATCTGTTTTTGCTGAAATTATCAGGATTTTTCCTAATGATACAGATCTAACATCTGAAGCACACATCTGGATGTTAAGATCTTACAGCGAGATGAGCAGGTTTTATGATGCACAGAATTTGATATACATTCTGCAAACACGTACTTTGTCAAATGATCTGAATATACTGTTCACTGAGTCAGTAGCTCACTATCTATTAAAAACAGGGCAGTATCATGAAGCTATTCCTTATATCAGACAGTTAATTGAGAAGGAGAAAAATCGGCTAAAGAGAAAGGGGTTACAATTCCTTTTGGGACAGGTTTATACACTAATAGGAGATTACGAAAAAGCAGTTGACTCATTTAAAGATTTAAAGAGGATCAATACTTCAAAAGAGCTTTACCTTAATGCATCTGCTTACATTGATGCCATCTCTTCCGGAAAAAACCAGGCAGACTCACTGGCTCTATTACTGCGGAATAGCCAGTTAAACGAGAATATAAGGAGTGTTGCGGTTACAGAATTAAATGTTGCTGAAAATAGCGATCAAACCGAATATAAAGATTCTTTTCAGTTATATTGGGAGGCTAATCTAAAAAGAAATATTTCAAAACCATTACTGAATGCATATTCAATCAGGAAGATTGAAAGAGATTTTACAATTTATGAATCTTCACCTCATGCATTAATTCTATTGCCATCTGAACAGTCAGATCAAATAAAAGATCTGCTATTTGTAACCGCAAATTTCAATTTCTCAAATTTTAAATTTCGCACATTCAATTTATCAACCACAATTATAGAGAGGAGAGAAGCGTTAAAGATTGAACCATTCAGCTCTTATGATGATGTTTCAAGATATCTGCATATGTTGAAATCAGATACTGTCTACAGGTCATCTTTACCTGAAACAATTACTCCTGTTATAATTTCGAAGTCTAATCTCAATATTCTTCAAAGCAGCACTTTAGAGAGTTATTATCAATTCTATACCGCAAATTTTAATTATCTGCCCGAAGATTTTTCCCCCGTTAAAATATCACTTCAAGAAGAAAGCTCATTACAAACAGAATCTGATGTGGCTAATATTTATATTGAAGATTCACTATCTTTGGAAACTGATTATGTTGCAAAACCTGTAATTGATAAGATAGAGATATCAGATGAAAGGCAGGTTAATCTAAAGCTTCTGCTTGAACAGAAAGCATCCGAAATGATGAAAAGGGCAAATAAGAGCACCATAACTGTTGACAGAGCCGAACAAATCAAGAAAAGGGAGCAAATAAGAAATGAGAGATTAAAAAGTCGCGAGAAGGAGCTTAAGGAGAGGGAGAGGAAAAGAGAATTGGAAATCAAACAAAGGGAAAGAGAGAGAGAACTCAAACTAAAAGCTCAAAAGAGAGATCGTAGATAA
- a CDS encoding metal ABC transporter permease, with the protein MNILELFNYAFFRNAIIGSLFASIACGIIGTYVVSRRLVFISGGITHASFGGLGIGFYFSLPPIISAMIFSIFSAFGIQWLSRKQGVREDSAIAVFWSLGMAIGIVLTFLTPGYAPNLSEYLFGNILTITVSDIIVLIVLSIVLVMFFVLFYHEIISVSFDTEFARTRRIPTQFIEYTMMLFIAVTIVLSIRLVGIVLLMSLITVPQMTANLLTVNYHKIISLSVLFSFIGCVLGLFLSYYLNVPSGAFIIFVLILMYFLFKGVKNLMLRTSNRAITESIKQ; encoded by the coding sequence ATGAATATACTTGAACTCTTTAATTATGCTTTTTTCAGGAATGCTATAATCGGTAGTCTGTTTGCTAGCATAGCCTGTGGAATAATTGGCACGTATGTAGTTTCAAGACGATTGGTATTCATTAGCGGAGGTATTACTCATGCCTCCTTTGGTGGATTGGGTATTGGCTTCTATTTTTCCCTTCCTCCTATCATTTCTGCAATGATCTTTTCTATCTTTTCTGCATTCGGTATTCAATGGCTTTCAAGAAAGCAGGGAGTCAGAGAGGATTCTGCCATAGCTGTTTTCTGGTCACTTGGAATGGCTATCGGTATTGTTCTAACATTTCTAACACCTGGTTATGCTCCCAATTTATCTGAGTACCTGTTTGGTAATATACTTACTATAACTGTTTCAGACATTATCGTACTAATAGTATTATCAATTGTACTGGTAATGTTTTTTGTGCTTTTCTACCATGAAATTATTTCAGTCTCATTTGACACTGAATTTGCACGAACAAGACGTATACCTACTCAGTTCATTGAATATACGATGATGCTCTTTATAGCTGTTACAATCGTTTTAAGTATAAGACTTGTTGGTATAGTACTACTAATGTCTCTTATTACTGTTCCACAAATGACAGCAAACCTGTTAACTGTAAACTATCATAAAATAATATCTCTTTCAGTATTGTTTAGTTTCATCGGTTGTGTATTGGGACTATTCCTCTCTTATTACCTGAATGTTCCATCAGGAGCCTTTATTATTTTTGTACTCATTCTGATGTACTTTTTATTCAAAGGTGTAAAAAATTTAATGTTGCGTACAAGTAACCGTGCTATTACTGAAAGCATCAAACAATAA
- a CDS encoding 3-phosphoshikimate 1-carboxyvinyltransferase, whose protein sequence is MLSQYKIYPPETVKTTIQLPASKSISNRAMILNALCLSTAPIKNLSDCEDTKVLIDAFNSDSNLFDIKAAGTAMRFLTAFLAGMEGEWIIKGTERMHQRPIHPLVETLTALGADIEYLEKEGFPPLKIRGKKLNGGEVYLSGNISSQFISALLMVAPTMKNGLIMHIEKEIVSKPYIDLTIGMMAKCGVHVKWEGNDITVKPQNYKAVDMTVEADWTAASYWYEIASLLPGSEIKLLGLTKDSMQGDSNVVNLFVDLGVSTEFVVDGIIIRSNNKKTKKFFHNFINEPDLAQTFAATCCFKKVPFIFSGIQSLKIKETDRVQALINELKKLGYILTENEIGMLEWDGERCIPEKEPAIDTYDDHRMAMSLAPGSIVKQSILINDPDVVYKSYPNFWKDLKHAGFVIEERK, encoded by the coding sequence ATGTTATCTCAATATAAAATATATCCCCCGGAAACAGTAAAAACAACAATCCAGCTTCCGGCTTCAAAAAGTATAAGCAACAGAGCTATGATTCTCAATGCTCTGTGTCTGAGTACTGCACCAATTAAGAATCTATCTGATTGTGAAGACACTAAGGTTCTGATAGATGCTTTCAACTCCGATTCAAACCTTTTCGATATTAAAGCAGCAGGAACTGCTATGCGTTTTCTTACAGCTTTTCTTGCCGGAATGGAAGGTGAATGGATAATAAAAGGGACAGAGAGGATGCATCAGCGCCCAATTCATCCTTTAGTTGAAACTCTTACTGCATTAGGTGCTGACATAGAATATCTTGAAAAAGAGGGGTTCCCTCCACTCAAAATAAGAGGTAAAAAACTAAATGGAGGAGAGGTATATTTATCAGGGAATATCAGTTCACAGTTTATTTCTGCTCTATTGATGGTTGCCCCAACAATGAAAAATGGGCTGATCATGCACATTGAGAAAGAGATTGTCTCCAAGCCATATATCGACCTTACTATTGGAATGATGGCCAAGTGTGGTGTTCATGTCAAATGGGAGGGAAATGATATTACCGTTAAGCCTCAAAACTACAAAGCTGTTGATATGACAGTAGAAGCTGATTGGACTGCAGCTTCATACTGGTACGAAATAGCATCTCTGCTACCCGGATCAGAAATTAAACTACTGGGATTAACAAAGGATAGTATGCAGGGAGACTCCAATGTGGTAAATCTTTTTGTTGATCTTGGGGTATCTACAGAGTTTGTTGTTGATGGAATAATTATTCGCAGCAATAACAAAAAAACTAAAAAATTCTTCCATAACTTTATAAACGAACCCGATCTTGCACAAACTTTTGCTGCAACTTGTTGTTTTAAAAAAGTACCCTTTATTTTTTCTGGTATACAAAGTTTAAAGATCAAAGAAACAGATCGGGTACAGGCATTGATAAATGAACTTAAAAAACTGGGGTATATACTCACTGAAAATGAGATTGGCATGCTAGAGTGGGATGGTGAACGCTGTATACCCGAGAAAGAGCCGGCAATTGATACGTACGACGATCATCGTATGGCAATGTCACTTGCGCCGGGATCAATCGTTAAACAATCTATATTAATAAACGACCCGGATGTTGTTTATAAGTCATATCCTAATTTCTGGAAAGATTTAAAACATGCGGGATTTGTAATCGAAGAAAGGAAATAA
- a CDS encoding sodium-dependent transporter — translation MENIKRVTFTSKIGVVAAAAGSAVGLGNIWRFPSQTADGGGAIFIFVYIACILFFGIPVMMSEFIIGRSARANTAGAFHILAPGTQWKWIGRLGVLTGFIIMGFYMVVAGWTLIYFLQSITGNLHTVNDFSIHFTNILNDPLKQSVWMIVFSFLTSFFILSGVRKGIEKSAKIFMPILFLLLIILAIRSITLEGAIQGLNFLFKPNMEHVKQTVFLDAMGQAFFSLSIGMGCLITYGSYFNKSINLTKTAVQVSILDTLVAVLSGVIIFPAAFALTSSPDTIVDELVTGGPGLLFITIPELLNQMPASMAWSALFFCLLALAALTSTISLMEVVTVYLFEEYKISRRKSTIFVTLGVIILGIISSYSSVFFNILDMASAKYMLPIGGLFISIFVGWYLKQQLVTAQITNEGKLRFGVGFIKFYIFLLRFIAPIAILSIFVYGLTG, via the coding sequence ATGGAGAATATAAAAAGAGTTACTTTTACTTCTAAGATAGGTGTTGTTGCTGCTGCTGCCGGTTCAGCAGTAGGGCTTGGTAATATTTGGAGATTTCCAAGTCAGACCGCCGACGGTGGTGGCGCTATATTTATTTTTGTATATATCGCTTGTATTCTCTTTTTTGGTATTCCGGTAATGATGAGCGAGTTTATTATAGGTAGATCTGCTCGTGCTAATACTGCGGGTGCATTTCATATCCTTGCTCCCGGAACTCAATGGAAGTGGATTGGTCGGCTTGGTGTACTTACCGGATTTATCATAATGGGTTTCTATATGGTAGTTGCAGGCTGGACTCTGATATATTTCCTCCAGTCAATTACTGGCAATCTACACACTGTCAATGATTTCAGCATACACTTTACTAATATTCTGAACGACCCTTTGAAGCAATCAGTATGGATGATTGTATTTTCATTTCTTACATCTTTCTTCATACTCTCAGGTGTAAGAAAAGGCATTGAAAAATCAGCCAAAATCTTTATGCCGATTCTGTTCCTGCTATTAATAATTCTTGCTATCAGATCAATAACGCTTGAAGGTGCTATACAAGGATTAAATTTCTTGTTTAAACCAAATATGGAGCATGTTAAGCAGACTGTTTTTCTTGATGCTATGGGACAGGCTTTCTTTTCATTATCAATTGGAATGGGCTGCCTCATTACCTACGGTTCATATTTTAATAAGAGCATCAATCTAACAAAAACAGCAGTTCAGGTCTCAATTTTAGACACACTGGTAGCTGTATTATCCGGAGTAATTATTTTCCCTGCTGCATTTGCGCTTACATCAAGCCCCGACACTATTGTGGATGAACTGGTAACAGGTGGTCCTGGTCTCCTATTCATTACAATTCCTGAGCTACTTAATCAGATGCCTGCCTCAATGGCATGGTCTGCACTGTTTTTCTGCCTGCTGGCACTTGCAGCTTTAACTTCCACTATATCATTAATGGAAGTTGTTACAGTATATCTGTTCGAAGAGTATAAAATATCGCGAAGAAAAAGTACAATCTTTGTTACATTGGGTGTAATAATTCTTGGGATAATCTCATCATATTCTTCTGTTTTCTTTAATATATTGGATATGGCATCAGCTAAGTATATGCTTCCTATTGGTGGACTATTTATAAGTATATTCGTGGGATGGTATCTGAAACAGCAGTTGGTTACAGCACAGATAACCAATGAGGGGAAACTGAGATTCGGCGTTGGATTTATAAAATTCTATATCTTCCTACTACGTTTTATTGCTCCAATTGCAATATTATCAATATTTGTATATGGATTAACAGGTTAA
- the cysS gene encoding cysteine--tRNA ligase has product MVGLKSRDLLVYNTLSREKEPFEPLHSPFVGMYVCGPTVYSDIHLGNCRTFISFDLIYRYLLHLGYKVRYVRNITDAGHLEGDRDEGDDKFAKRAKLEKLEPMEIVQKYTLGFREVLSLFNTLPPSIEPTATGHIIEQIEMIKVILDAGYAYEVNGSVYFDVEKYSKEYDYGILTNRKLEDLLEGTRELSGQDEKRGRLDFALWISAKPETLMKWPSPWGVGFPGWHIECSAMSTKYLGTSFDIHGGGMDLQATHHTNEIAQSKACHHSEPVKYWMHTNMLTVNGVRMSKSAGNGFLPKELFTGDHPLLERGYSPMTVRFFMLQSHYRNTLDFSNEALQAAEKGYKRLMGSIATLEKIIPSDVSTVDIASLEKNCYAAMNDDFSSPVLIAQLFDAVRIINSCNDKSETISSEDLIKLKDVMHTFVFDILGLTDETKSMTGSNVIEGLMNLILDIRRTARENKDWATSDKIRDELKAAGIEIKDTKTGAEWRI; this is encoded by the coding sequence ATGGTTGGATTAAAAAGCAGAGACCTACTTGTTTATAATACATTAAGCAGAGAAAAGGAGCCGTTTGAACCTCTACACTCCCCATTCGTTGGAATGTACGTGTGTGGTCCTACTGTCTATAGTGATATACATTTAGGCAATTGCCGCACATTTATTTCATTTGACCTGATTTACAGATATCTCCTGCACTTAGGTTATAAAGTTCGTTATGTTCGTAACATCACAGATGCCGGACACCTTGAGGGTGATAGAGATGAAGGGGATGACAAGTTTGCAAAAAGAGCCAAACTTGAAAAGTTAGAGCCTATGGAGATCGTTCAAAAATATACTCTGGGCTTTCGTGAAGTGCTATCACTTTTTAACACCTTGCCTCCAAGTATAGAACCCACTGCTACAGGTCATATAATTGAACAGATAGAGATGATCAAAGTGATACTGGATGCCGGATATGCTTATGAGGTAAATGGATCAGTTTACTTTGATGTTGAAAAATACAGCAAGGAGTATGATTACGGTATACTCACAAACAGAAAACTTGAGGATTTGCTGGAAGGCACACGCGAACTAAGCGGGCAAGATGAGAAGCGTGGAAGACTTGATTTCGCTTTATGGATTTCGGCAAAACCTGAAACATTAATGAAATGGCCATCACCATGGGGTGTGGGATTCCCCGGCTGGCACATTGAATGTTCTGCAATGAGCACTAAATATCTTGGCACCTCATTTGATATTCACGGAGGAGGAATGGATTTGCAGGCAACACACCACACGAATGAGATTGCACAGTCTAAAGCATGTCATCATAGTGAGCCTGTTAAGTATTGGATGCACACCAACATGCTCACCGTTAATGGTGTCAGAATGTCGAAGTCGGCAGGTAACGGCTTTTTACCTAAAGAACTTTTTACAGGTGATCACCCATTGCTTGAAAGAGGCTACTCTCCTATGACAGTACGCTTTTTTATGTTGCAATCTCACTATAGAAATACTCTTGATTTCTCAAATGAGGCTCTTCAGGCTGCTGAAAAGGGGTATAAAAGACTTATGGGCAGTATAGCTACACTAGAAAAAATTATACCATCTGATGTATCCACTGTTGATATCGCCTCACTTGAAAAGAACTGCTATGCAGCAATGAATGACGATTTCAGCAGTCCCGTTCTTATAGCTCAACTATTTGACGCCGTGCGCATTATTAACTCATGCAACGATAAAAGTGAGACCATTAGTTCAGAAGATCTCATTAAGTTGAAAGATGTTATGCACACTTTTGTGTTTGATATTCTAGGGCTAACAGATGAAACTAAAAGTATGACCGGGAGCAACGTAATCGAGGGGTTAATGAACCTTATTCTGGATATAAGAAGGACAGCACGTGAGAATAAAGACTGGGCTACTTCAGACAAAATACGTGATGAGCTTAAAGCTGCTGGAATAGAAATAAAGGACACCAAAACAGGTGCTGAATGGAGAATATAA
- a CDS encoding DUF5020 family protein, which produces MSRKILLTLALFCLLISAKGQNLQLHFDPRSSLYGDDVSGINYLTATFEFFKPDQWGNTFMFVDFDFSFDKRNPGLIYGEIAREFKIGDFPLLPHIEYNGGLGLVRGEDFGFSIPSSYLAGFGYPFQLGNFFMSTYLAYKLNAFEQVSNDAQWTVTWNASLANNKISLGGFMDLWTEDKSFTEGTEANGKKLILLSEPQIWFNITPNFSLGSEVELSYNFVNKFAESKFYAIPTLATKWIF; this is translated from the coding sequence ATGTCGCGTAAAATCTTACTAACATTAGCCCTGTTTTGTTTGCTTATATCTGCAAAAGGGCAGAACCTCCAGTTACATTTTGATCCACGTAGTTCACTTTATGGTGATGACGTTTCCGGCATTAATTATCTAACTGCTACGTTTGAATTTTTCAAACCGGATCAGTGGGGAAATACTTTTATGTTTGTGGACTTCGATTTCAGTTTTGACAAACGTAATCCGGGACTTATCTATGGTGAAATTGCGAGAGAGTTTAAAATAGGTGATTTCCCTCTTCTTCCGCACATTGAATACAATGGAGGTTTGGGTTTAGTAAGAGGAGAAGACTTCGGATTCTCAATCCCAAGTTCATATCTTGCAGGTTTTGGATATCCTTTTCAGTTAGGAAACTTTTTTATGAGCACATATCTGGCTTATAAATTAAATGCATTTGAACAGGTTAGTAATGATGCACAGTGGACAGTTACATGGAACGCTTCATTAGCAAATAATAAGATATCTTTAGGAGGTTTCATGGATTTATGGACTGAGGATAAATCTTTTACAGAGGGTACTGAAGCAAATGGTAAGAAGCTTATTCTGCTTAGTGAACCTCAAATATGGTTTAATATTACACCAAACTTCTCATTAGGTAGTGAAGTAGAATTAAGCTATAACTTTGTGAACAAGTTTGCTGAAAGTAAATTCTATGCTATTCCTACACTGGCAACAAAATGGATTTTTTAA
- a CDS encoding NCS2 family permease — MLEKIFKLKQNNTTVRTELVAGVITFLTMSYILVVNPNILSAAGMDKSALFTATALASVLGTLFMAFIPNLPIAQAPGMGLNSFFAFSVVLGLGYSWQMALTAVFIEGIIFILLTFFNVRELIVKSIPSTIKYAIPVGIGLFITLLGLQNAGLIVKDDNTMLTLGSMSDPHVWVASLGLILTAVLYFKNVHGSFLIGIVAATIFGLILGLVQMPTGGLVSLPPDISPVFVKFEWSNIFTLDMLIIVFTFLFVNLFDTIGTLLGVASKIGITDKDGSFPQIKKALFADALGTTFGAVLGTSTVTSYVESASGVAAGGKTGLTSLSTAMMFVLALFLAPLFLMVPASATAPALILVGLFMITSVVKINFSDMTEALPAFLTIVMMPFAFSIAQGIVFGMLSFVFLKALSGKWKHISITMWVIFVLFIIKLVLDGMQVL, encoded by the coding sequence ATGCTTGAAAAGATATTTAAATTAAAGCAAAACAACACAACAGTACGCACTGAGTTGGTAGCGGGAGTTATTACCTTTCTGACCATGTCGTATATATTAGTTGTGAATCCAAATATTTTGAGTGCTGCAGGAATGGACAAGTCAGCTCTGTTTACTGCAACTGCCCTTGCAAGTGTTTTAGGTACATTGTTTATGGCATTTATTCCTAATCTGCCTATAGCACAGGCACCTGGAATGGGGCTTAACTCATTCTTTGCATTCTCTGTTGTACTGGGACTAGGATATTCATGGCAAATGGCTTTAACCGCCGTATTCATTGAAGGTATCATCTTTATATTACTTACTTTTTTCAATGTTCGTGAATTGATTGTAAAGAGTATTCCAAGTACAATAAAATATGCAATTCCTGTAGGGATTGGACTTTTCATCACTTTGTTGGGGTTACAGAATGCAGGACTTATCGTAAAAGATGATAATACTATGTTAACTCTGGGATCAATGTCTGATCCCCATGTTTGGGTTGCATCTTTAGGTCTTATCCTGACTGCTGTTTTATATTTTAAGAATGTACACGGATCTTTCCTGATAGGTATTGTTGCAGCAACTATTTTTGGTTTGATATTAGGTCTTGTTCAGATGCCAACCGGCGGTCTTGTTTCATTGCCACCTGATATATCTCCTGTTTTTGTGAAATTTGAATGGAGCAACATTTTCACACTGGATATGTTAATTATAGTTTTCACTTTCTTGTTTGTAAACCTTTTTGATACAATAGGAACACTGCTTGGTGTTGCATCAAAAATTGGTATAACAGATAAGGATGGAAGCTTCCCTCAAATAAAGAAAGCACTTTTCGCCGATGCATTAGGTACAACATTTGGTGCTGTATTAGGTACAAGTACTGTGACATCATATGTAGAGAGTGCTTCTGGTGTTGCAGCCGGTGGTAAAACAGGTTTGACATCACTTTCAACAGCAATGATGTTTGTACTGGCACTGTTCCTTGCTCCATTGTTTTTAATGGTACCTGCATCAGCAACTGCTCCTGCACTTATTTTGGTAGGGCTGTTTATGATTACTTCAGTTGTAAAAATTAACTTCAGCGATATGACAGAAGCATTGCCCGCTTTCCTCACTATAGTTATGATGCCATTTGCATTCAGCATAGCACAGGGTATTGTTTTTGGTATGTTGTCTTTTGTATTCCTGAAAGCGTTAAGTGGAAAGTGGAAACATATTTCTATTACAATGTGGGTAATATTTGTGCTATTTATAATAAAACTTGTATTGGATGGAATGCAGGTTCTATAG